The following coding sequences lie in one Halorussus vallis genomic window:
- a CDS encoding CaiB/BaiF CoA transferase family protein, protein MSMGDRILDGVTVVDLTTFVTGGFCSLMLANQGADVIKVERPGAGDDNRHSGPPFIDGESPYFWTVNYGKKSVELNLKSEAGKEALYDLAGEADVFLQNYRPGTAEKLGVDYDRIAEENPEIIYCAISAFGQTGPWSKRPGYDLLVQGMSGIMSVTGEADGRPVKVGLPQTDLITAMWAAFGVVNGLYKRERTGEGEYIDLGMLDATLPWLTKQAGKVFAGESPSRMGTKDPVLAPYQTYETENGHINVACLNQKLWGAFCAAIDRPDLPEDDRFETNADRVEHMDELEAEIESTLADRTTDEWMEILVEEAGIPAGPVQSVEEALYNEQTEARGVVTEISDGDREIPVVEHPLNYAHADSGFAAPPPKLGEHNREVFRELGYGEDELDDMEAAGAFGER, encoded by the coding sequence ATGTCAATGGGAGATCGGATACTAGACGGTGTGACGGTCGTGGACCTCACGACCTTCGTGACCGGCGGATTCTGCTCGCTCATGCTCGCCAACCAGGGCGCGGACGTGATCAAGGTGGAGCGTCCGGGTGCGGGCGACGACAATCGCCACTCCGGCCCGCCGTTCATCGACGGCGAATCGCCGTACTTCTGGACGGTCAACTACGGCAAGAAGAGCGTCGAACTGAACCTCAAGTCGGAGGCCGGCAAGGAGGCGCTGTACGACCTCGCGGGCGAGGCCGACGTCTTCCTCCAGAACTACCGACCGGGCACCGCCGAGAAGTTGGGCGTCGACTACGACCGCATCGCCGAGGAGAACCCCGAGATAATCTACTGCGCCATCTCGGCCTTCGGCCAGACGGGTCCCTGGAGCAAGCGCCCCGGCTACGACTTGTTGGTCCAGGGTATGAGCGGCATCATGAGCGTCACCGGCGAAGCCGACGGTCGCCCGGTGAAGGTCGGCCTGCCCCAGACCGACCTCATCACCGCGATGTGGGCGGCGTTCGGCGTGGTCAACGGCCTCTACAAGCGCGAGCGGACCGGCGAGGGCGAGTACATCGACCTCGGGATGCTCGACGCGACCCTGCCGTGGCTGACCAAGCAGGCCGGCAAGGTGTTCGCCGGCGAGTCGCCCTCCCGGATGGGGACGAAAGACCCCGTGCTCGCGCCCTACCAGACCTACGAGACCGAAAACGGCCACATCAACGTCGCCTGCCTGAACCAGAAGCTCTGGGGCGCGTTCTGCGCCGCCATCGACCGCCCGGACCTCCCCGAGGACGACCGGTTCGAAACCAACGCCGACCGGGTCGAGCACATGGACGAACTCGAAGCCGAAATCGAGTCGACGCTGGCCGACCGCACGACCGACGAGTGGATGGAGATTCTGGTCGAGGAGGCGGGCATCCCCGCGGGTCCCGTCCAGAGCGTCGAGGAGGCGCTGTACAACGAACAGACCGAGGCGCGCGGCGTGGTGACCGAGATTTCCGACGGCGACCGCGAGATTCCGGTCGTCGAACACCCACTCAACTACGCGCACGCCGACAGCGGGTTCGCCGCCCCGCCGCCGAAACTCGGCGAGCACAACCGCGAGGTCTTCCGCGAACTCGGCTACGGCGAGGACGAACTCGACGACATGGAGGCCGCCGGCGCCTTCGGAGAGCGGTGA
- a CDS encoding XdhC family protein gives MSNSPDSDPWSATAGAVRDALRRHLADDRPTALATVVDVEGSAYRRPGAKMAIPVDGESLGAVTAGCLEGPVADIGREVVESDAPTVETFDLTDDGDDAWGLGLGCNGVIDVLVEPLDGSLRAPLDHLDDVRPVAVLTAVCETESVPVGARATLTVDDEEDENDAAGGDRAWSPPAGTGAADARPALPADVVASLRERALEFAAAGKSQTVRVETEDGDLSVFVDGLEPVAELLLFGNQNDVHPVARLGREAGFRVTVASARGGRADADAFPHADRVVATHPTDIDEVLEDPERTYAVLMSHNFLDDRLALQTLLETDVPYVGLMGPRKRFEQLRDDLNDDGVALSEADLARIATPVGLDLGGGEPGQIALSVVAEAVAVSNGRDGGRLADRKGPIHPRDESA, from the coding sequence ATGAGTAACTCTCCCGACTCCGACCCCTGGAGCGCGACCGCCGGCGCGGTCCGCGACGCCCTCCGGCGCCACCTGGCGGACGACCGCCCGACCGCGCTCGCGACCGTCGTTGACGTCGAGGGGTCGGCGTACCGCCGCCCGGGGGCGAAGATGGCGATTCCGGTCGACGGCGAGAGCCTCGGTGCCGTCACCGCCGGTTGTCTCGAAGGTCCCGTCGCCGATATCGGCCGAGAGGTCGTCGAGTCGGACGCGCCGACCGTCGAGACGTTCGACCTCACCGACGACGGCGACGACGCCTGGGGACTTGGTCTGGGGTGCAACGGCGTCATCGACGTCCTGGTCGAACCACTCGACGGGAGCCTCCGCGCGCCCCTCGACCACCTGGACGACGTCCGCCCGGTCGCGGTGCTCACGGCCGTCTGCGAGACGGAGTCGGTGCCCGTCGGCGCCCGCGCGACGCTCACGGTCGACGACGAGGAAGACGAGAACGACGCGGCGGGCGGCGACCGCGCATGGTCGCCGCCCGCCGGGACCGGAGCGGCCGACGCCCGTCCGGCGCTCCCGGCCGACGTCGTCGCGTCGCTCCGCGAGCGAGCGCTTGAGTTCGCCGCGGCGGGCAAGTCGCAGACGGTGCGCGTCGAAACCGAGGACGGCGACCTCTCGGTGTTCGTCGACGGCCTCGAACCGGTCGCCGAACTACTGCTGTTCGGCAACCAGAACGACGTCCACCCCGTGGCGCGCCTGGGACGCGAGGCGGGGTTCCGCGTCACCGTCGCGTCGGCCCGCGGCGGGCGGGCCGACGCCGACGCGTTCCCCCACGCCGACCGCGTCGTTGCGACCCACCCGACCGACATCGACGAGGTCCTCGAGGACCCCGAGCGCACCTACGCCGTCCTGATGTCGCACAACTTCCTCGACGACCGCCTCGCGCTCCAGACCCTCCTCGAAACTGACGTGCCGTACGTCGGATTGATGGGTCCGAGAAAGCGCTTCGAGCAACTCCGCGACGACCTGAACGACGACGGCGTCGCGCTCTCGGAGGCCGACCTCGCCCGCATCGCGACGCCCGTCGGCCTCGACCTCGGCGGGGGCGAACCCGGCCAGATCGCGCTGAGCGTCGTCGCCGAGGCGGTGGCCGTCTCGAACGGCCGCGACGGCGGTCGACTCGCCGACCGAAAGGGGCCGATACACCCGCGCGACGAGTCGGCGTAG